One genomic window of Salvia miltiorrhiza cultivar Shanhuang (shh) chromosome 4, IMPLAD_Smil_shh, whole genome shotgun sequence includes the following:
- the LOC131021444 gene encoding protein trichome birefringence-like 14 isoform X2, whose amino-acid sequence MKGGIQGLKISQVSLILIGLVCMTVLVLAWTKTSFLAAFIPSPNRILPLDLGPGEIFKGGNISAQTRTEQVESFASPGVIEQKGERENIDNSKNTNKEENPSSVKKRSGSDELSEGKTKSTQVDIVVKNSSASESPVRREENGTLSSVDKNKESHSSVPEGTGSEEPSGGKNKSKELTIVPQNSPSVGSFHKGEQTVNLSATVGNKGCNYAKGKWAIDDNRPLYSGFGCKQWLSSMWACRLTQRMDFEYEKLRWQPQDCKMQDFTGSKFLQRMQDKTLAFIGDSLGRQQFQSLMCMVTGGEERADVLDVGREYGLVKARHAVRPDGWAYRFPITNTTILFYWSASLCDLEPINSSNPVTNFAMHLDRPPAFLRRYLHKFDVLVLNTGHHWNRGKLNANRWVMYVNGVPNTNRKTMDIAGAKNLSIHSIVKWVDEQLPLFPGLKAFLRSLSPRHFFNGDWNTGGTCDNTTPLSGGKEVLKDDSSDSVAAHAVRGTNVKLLDITALSELRDEGHISRYSIKATPGTQDCLHWCLPGIPDTWNEILFAQL is encoded by the exons ATGAAAGGAGGCATTCAAGGACTAAAGATCTCACAGGTCTCCCTCATCCTCATCGGTTTAGTCTGCATGACTGTGCTTGTATTGGCATGGACAAAGACCTCATTTCTTGCTGCTTTCATCCCATCTCCGAATCGCATCCTGCCACTGGATCTGG GTCCAGGAGAAATTTTCAAGGGGGGCAACATTTCAGCACAAACAAGGACGGAACAAGTTGAATCGTTTGCTTCACCTGGTGTGATAGAACAAAAAGGcgagagagaaaatattgaTAATAGTAAAAATACCAATAAGGAAG AAAATCCTAGCAGTGTTAAGAAAAGGTCGGGGTCGGATGAACTATCTGAAGGAAAAACTAAATCCACACAAGTAGATATTGTTGTGAAGAACTCTTCAGCTTCAGAGTCACCTGTCAGAAGAGAGGAAAATGGAACCTTATCATCTGTTGATAAAAACAAAG AGAGTCATTCTAGTGTTCCGGAAGGAACAGGATCAGAAGAACCATCAGGAGGAAAAAACAAATCAAAAGAATTAACGATTGTGCCACAGAACTCTCCTTCTGTTGGGTCATTTCACAAAGGAGAGCAAACAGTAAACTTGTCAGCTACAGTTGGAAATAAAG gtTGCAATTATGCCAAAGGTAAATGGGCCATTGATGATAATCGTCCGTTGTATTCTGGATTCGGTTGTAAGCAATGGTTGTCATCTATGTGGGCTTGTCGCCTAACACAGCGCATGGATTTTGAATATGAAAAGCTTCGTTGGCAACCCCAAGATTGCAAAATGCAAGATTTCACAGGATCCAAGTTCCTGCAGAG AATGCAGGATAAAACTTTGGCTTTCATTGGGGATTCACTGGGTCGACAGCAATTTCAATCTCTCATGTGCATGGTAACAGGTGGGGAAGAAAGAGCTGATGTGCTCGATGTGGGGCGTGAATATGGTCTTGTTAAGGCTCGTCATGCTGTAAGGCCAGATGGATGGGCATATCGGTTCCCAATTACTAACACAACCATCCTCTTCTATTGGTCAGCAAGTCTCTGTGATTTGGAACCTATCAACTCGTCTAACCCGGTCACCAATTTTGCCATGCACCTAGATCGACCCCCTGCTTTTTTGCGGCGCTATCTTCATAAATTTGACGTACTTGTTCTGAATACAGGACATCACTGGAACAGGGGAAAACTTAATGCAAATAGATGGGTCATGTACGTTAATGGTGTTCCTAACACTAATAGGAAGACTATGGATATTGCGGGTGCCAAAAACTTGAGCATTCACAGTATTGTGAAATGGGTTGATGAACAGCTCCCATTATTTCCCGGTTTGAAAGCATTTTTACGATCTCTATCGCCCAGGCATTTTTTCAATGGGGATTGGAACACGGGAGGTACATGTGACAATACAACGCCACTTTCTGGTGGCAAAGAAGTTCTAAAAGATGATTCTAGTGATTCTGTCGCTGCACATGCGGTGAGAGGTACAAATGTTAAGCTTTTAGACATTACTGCTTTGTCCGAGTTAAGAGACGAGGGCCATATATCCCGGTACAGCATTAAAGCCACGCCCGGAACGCAGGATTGCTTGCACTGGTGCTTACCTGGTATTCCTGATACATGGAATGAAATATTGTTTGCACAGCTCTAA
- the LOC131021443 gene encoding protein LAZ1 homolog 2 codes for MESYLFLYRNIYKDLHWPNIYKDLHWPALSIAGCFVFVALVLSLLLTFQHLRWYTRPSEQKWIVSVIFIVPVYATESILSLWNAHLSLACDILRNCYEAFALYAFGSYLVACLGGELQVMEFLDEEAKKQISKPLLEGEKSSQQQGKRFCNFFFHPCLVGRELFSIIKFGLVQYMIMKTVCALLALVLELCGVYGDGEFKWHYGYPYITIVLNFSQMWALYCLVQFYNVTHRKLQPIKPLAKFISFKAIVFATWWQGVGIVLLCTFGALPKEGKFQSGLQDFMICIEMAIAAIAHIFVFSAKPYHFIPPPTYGKVTTQETTSVVEIEEGDKEEEAVVEETETKVEAPGTNIKESVQDIVVEGGQKVVKDVVLTINQAIEPVHDGMTKIQETFHHLSVSSGNKDEPPDMKIREHHKNIIKEPD; via the exons ATGGAATCCTATTTGTTTCTGTATCGAAACATTTATAAAGATCTTCACTGGCCAAACATTTATAAAGATCTTCATTGGCCAGCCCTTAGCATTGCAGGGTGCTTCGTTTTTGTAGCATTAGTTCTTTCACTTCTCCTCACTTTCCAGCATCTCCGATGGTACACCAGACCTTCG GAGCAAAAGTGGATTGTTTCTGTTATCTTTATTGTCCCGGTGTATGCAACTGAATCA ATTCTGTCCTTGTGGAATGCACACTTGTCCCTTGCTTGTGATATATTGAGAAACTGCTATGAAGCATTTGCTCTTTATGCATTTGGGAGCTACTTGGTTGCGTGCCTTG GTGGTGAACTACAAGTCATGGAGTTTCTTGACGAGGAAGCAAAGAAGCAAATCAGCAAGCCATTGCTCGAAGGGGAAAAGAGTTCTCAACAACAGGGGAAAAGATTTTGCAACTTCTTCTTCCATCCATGTTTGGTTGGAAGGGAGTTGTTCTCTATCATAAAATTTGGTCTAGTACAATAT ATGATTATGAAGACTGTTTGCGCTCTCTTGGCACTCGTCCTTGAGTTATGTGGAGTGTATGGTGATGGAGAATTTAAGTGGCACTATGG GTACCCATATATAACAATAGTTCTGAATTTTAGCCAGATGTGGGCCTTGTATTGCCTTGTCCAGTTTTACAATGTAACACATCGAAAACTCCAGCCCATAAAACCGCTTGCAAAGTTTATAAGCTTCAAGGCTATTGTATTCGCAACATGGTGGCAAGGTGTTGGCATTGTCCTGTTGTGCACTTTTGGTGCTTTGCCGAAGGAGGGAAAGTTTCAATCCGGGCTGCAGGATTTTATGATTTGCATCGAG ATGGCAATTGCAGCTATAGCTCACATATTTGTCTTCTCGGCAAAACCCTATCATTTCATACCGCCACCAACGTATGGAAAGGTTACCACCCAAGAGACAACTTCTGTAGTTGAGATAGAGGAAGGTGATAAAGAAGAAGAGGCAGTGGTTGAGGAAACGGAAACCAAGGTCGAGGCACCTGGAACAAATATAAAAGAAAGCGTTCAGGATATTGTCGTTGAAGGAGGCCAAAAG GTTGTGAAGGACGTCGTGTTGACTATCAACCAGGCAATCGAGCCAGTGCATGATGGCATGACGAAGATCCAGGAGACATTCCATCATTTATCAGTGTCATCTGGTAATAAAGACGAGCCGCCAGACATGAAGATCAGAGAGCACCATAAGAATATTATAAAGGAACCCGACTGA
- the LOC131021444 gene encoding protein trichome birefringence-like 14 isoform X1 encodes MKGGIQGLKISQVSLILIGLVCMTVLVLAWTKTSFLAAFIPSPNRILPLDLDESGPGEIFKGGNISAQTRTEQVESFASPGVIEQKGERENIDNSKNTNKEENPSSVKKRSGSDELSEGKTKSTQVDIVVKNSSASESPVRREENGTLSSVDKNKESHSSVPEGTGSEEPSGGKNKSKELTIVPQNSPSVGSFHKGEQTVNLSATVGNKGCNYAKGKWAIDDNRPLYSGFGCKQWLSSMWACRLTQRMDFEYEKLRWQPQDCKMQDFTGSKFLQRMQDKTLAFIGDSLGRQQFQSLMCMVTGGEERADVLDVGREYGLVKARHAVRPDGWAYRFPITNTTILFYWSASLCDLEPINSSNPVTNFAMHLDRPPAFLRRYLHKFDVLVLNTGHHWNRGKLNANRWVMYVNGVPNTNRKTMDIAGAKNLSIHSIVKWVDEQLPLFPGLKAFLRSLSPRHFFNGDWNTGGTCDNTTPLSGGKEVLKDDSSDSVAAHAVRGTNVKLLDITALSELRDEGHISRYSIKATPGTQDCLHWCLPGIPDTWNEILFAQL; translated from the exons ATGAAAGGAGGCATTCAAGGACTAAAGATCTCACAGGTCTCCCTCATCCTCATCGGTTTAGTCTGCATGACTGTGCTTGTATTGGCATGGACAAAGACCTCATTTCTTGCTGCTTTCATCCCATCTCCGAATCGCATCCTGCCACTGGATCTGG ATGAATCAGGTCCAGGAGAAATTTTCAAGGGGGGCAACATTTCAGCACAAACAAGGACGGAACAAGTTGAATCGTTTGCTTCACCTGGTGTGATAGAACAAAAAGGcgagagagaaaatattgaTAATAGTAAAAATACCAATAAGGAAG AAAATCCTAGCAGTGTTAAGAAAAGGTCGGGGTCGGATGAACTATCTGAAGGAAAAACTAAATCCACACAAGTAGATATTGTTGTGAAGAACTCTTCAGCTTCAGAGTCACCTGTCAGAAGAGAGGAAAATGGAACCTTATCATCTGTTGATAAAAACAAAG AGAGTCATTCTAGTGTTCCGGAAGGAACAGGATCAGAAGAACCATCAGGAGGAAAAAACAAATCAAAAGAATTAACGATTGTGCCACAGAACTCTCCTTCTGTTGGGTCATTTCACAAAGGAGAGCAAACAGTAAACTTGTCAGCTACAGTTGGAAATAAAG gtTGCAATTATGCCAAAGGTAAATGGGCCATTGATGATAATCGTCCGTTGTATTCTGGATTCGGTTGTAAGCAATGGTTGTCATCTATGTGGGCTTGTCGCCTAACACAGCGCATGGATTTTGAATATGAAAAGCTTCGTTGGCAACCCCAAGATTGCAAAATGCAAGATTTCACAGGATCCAAGTTCCTGCAGAG AATGCAGGATAAAACTTTGGCTTTCATTGGGGATTCACTGGGTCGACAGCAATTTCAATCTCTCATGTGCATGGTAACAGGTGGGGAAGAAAGAGCTGATGTGCTCGATGTGGGGCGTGAATATGGTCTTGTTAAGGCTCGTCATGCTGTAAGGCCAGATGGATGGGCATATCGGTTCCCAATTACTAACACAACCATCCTCTTCTATTGGTCAGCAAGTCTCTGTGATTTGGAACCTATCAACTCGTCTAACCCGGTCACCAATTTTGCCATGCACCTAGATCGACCCCCTGCTTTTTTGCGGCGCTATCTTCATAAATTTGACGTACTTGTTCTGAATACAGGACATCACTGGAACAGGGGAAAACTTAATGCAAATAGATGGGTCATGTACGTTAATGGTGTTCCTAACACTAATAGGAAGACTATGGATATTGCGGGTGCCAAAAACTTGAGCATTCACAGTATTGTGAAATGGGTTGATGAACAGCTCCCATTATTTCCCGGTTTGAAAGCATTTTTACGATCTCTATCGCCCAGGCATTTTTTCAATGGGGATTGGAACACGGGAGGTACATGTGACAATACAACGCCACTTTCTGGTGGCAAAGAAGTTCTAAAAGATGATTCTAGTGATTCTGTCGCTGCACATGCGGTGAGAGGTACAAATGTTAAGCTTTTAGACATTACTGCTTTGTCCGAGTTAAGAGACGAGGGCCATATATCCCGGTACAGCATTAAAGCCACGCCCGGAACGCAGGATTGCTTGCACTGGTGCTTACCTGGTATTCCTGATACATGGAATGAAATATTGTTTGCACAGCTCTAA